The Armatimonadota bacterium genome includes a window with the following:
- a CDS encoding sugar ABC transporter permease, with the protein MSDRTRSVRKTALWKAALTYLVLGLGAVTMLVPFYWMVLTSLQPPEMAFSMGQIRWIPERIVWQNYPEAWKAIDIPRLYWNSIVVAVLGTLGQVLTSSLAAFAFARLEFPGRDRLFFAYLATMMVPGSVTMIPNFVLLRWLGWIDTYQALIIPGMFSAYGTFLLRQFFMGLPTELEDAAKIDGSSYAGIWARVTLPLSRPALATLTTFTFMGFWGAYMWPLIIIQSPELRTLPIGLASFVGRYSAEYSLWMAASVIALIPVLLLFIFNQRYFQEGIKMSGIKG; encoded by the coding sequence ATGTCTGACAGGACGCGTTCCGTTCGGAAGACGGCCCTCTGGAAGGCGGCGCTGACATATCTGGTGCTGGGGCTCGGAGCGGTGACCATGCTAGTTCCGTTCTACTGGATGGTGCTGACCAGCCTGCAGCCCCCGGAAATGGCGTTTTCGATGGGACAGATCCGATGGATCCCGGAGCGAATCGTCTGGCAGAACTACCCGGAAGCCTGGAAAGCGATAGATATTCCCCGGCTTTACTGGAACAGCATCGTTGTGGCCGTGTTGGGGACTCTGGGGCAGGTATTGACCAGCAGCCTGGCCGCGTTCGCTTTCGCGAGGCTGGAGTTTCCGGGTCGGGACCGGCTGTTTTTTGCCTATCTTGCGACCATGATGGTTCCGGGATCCGTGACCATGATCCCGAACTTCGTGCTTCTGCGCTGGCTGGGGTGGATAGACACGTATCAGGCGCTCATCATCCCGGGAATGTTCAGCGCATACGGGACCTTCCTGCTGAGGCAGTTCTTCATGGGTTTGCCCACGGAGCTGGAGGATGCGGCCAAGATCGATGGTTCAAGCTACGCGGGCATCTGGGCTCGGGTGACGCTTCCCCTCTCCCGGCCGGCGCTCGCCACGCTGACGACATTCACGTTCATGGGCTTCTGGGGAGCGTATATGTGGCCGCTCATTATCATCCAGAGCCCGGAGTTGCGCACACTGCCCATCGGTCTGGCGAGCTTTGTCGGCCGGTATTCCGCCGAATACAGCCTCTGGATGGCGGCTTCCGTGATCGCGCTGATTCCCGTCCTGCTGCTGTTCATCTTCAATCAGCGCTACTTCCAGGAAGGGATAAAGATGAGCGGCATCAAAGGTTGA